The window CTTCCCCTCGGTCGTCCGCGCGGCCGACATCCGTGCGACCTACGACGCCGACGAGGGCCGACTGACCGTCACCCTGCCCGTCTACGGGCGCCGCCCGCCCGGTGGCGCCACCGCCGAGCAGGGGGCGGCCGACTGAACCACCGCCCCGCCGTCAGCCGTTCGTCCGGCACGGGGTTTCGCGCGCGTGCCGTCGCCCGTCGCCCACCGTTCAGCGTGGCTTCGGGACGTAGTCGGGGCCGACACGGAGGTCGAGCGCCTGCGGGCGGGCATACATCGTGACGTGGTCGTGCTCGGCGATCTCCCCGTCCCGCGAGAAGGTGATGGCCTCGTCGCTGGTCACCGTGACCTGTGCCGCCTGGAAGTGGTGGACCGAGTCGGTTCCCTCGCCGAGCAGCCGGTGGATGACCGCCTCGACCGCGAGGTTCCCCGCGGGGACGTCCTCGATGACCGCCACGTCGAACAGCCCGTCCTCCATGTCGGCCTGCCCCCCCTGCTCGACGAACCGGCGGGCGTTCCCGACGAGGACGGTCACTGCCGAGCCCTCCCAGCTGTCGCTCTTGCCGCCGCCGTGGAGGTCCAGACGGAGGTCGACCCCCTCGAACTCGACGGCCTGCTGGAGCCCGCTGACGACGAACGCCAGCGTGCCGAGGCGCTGCTTCAGCTCGCCCGAGGCCGAGGTACTGGCGTCGGCCGGGAAGCCGGCGATACAGGAGACGACGAACGGTTTCCCGTCGGCGAGTCCCACGTCGACCGACCGGACCTCGCCCTTGTCGGTGAGCTGGAGCCCGTGTTCGATGCTCCGGATGCCGACGGCGTTCGCCAGCAGGTTCGCCGTCCCCGCCGGGATGACGTTCAGCGTCACCTCGCCCAGGTGGTCGGCCTGTTCCAGTCCCCGGAGCACCTCGTTGATGGTCCCGTCGCCCCCGCAGACGGCGATCTCGCTGACGCCCTCCTCGCCAGCCTCCCGCCCCAGCGTCACTCCGTCACCCTCACCCTCCGTCTCCCACACCGCGAACCCCTTCCCGCGGGCCTTCTGACGCACGATCTCGGCGTGGTCGCCGGTCCCGCTGACGGGGTTCATGATGAGGGTGCGCGACCCGACCTGCATACGTTGGCGGTCGGCGTGCGGATACTTAGGGGGTGTGGAGACCGTCCCGCGCTACCGCCGGTGCACGGGCGAGACCCTCAGTTCATCCCTTCCGTCCCGATGTCGGGGTTCTCGCGGTAGAACTCCACGAGCGTCTCGGCGTAGTCCTCGAAGTCGGGGCACTCGATGCCCGACCCTTCGAGGTCCGCGACGGCGTTCGAGCAGTCGAAGGAGGCGGGCCAGGTCTGGTACTCCAGCCCGCCACTCTTCAGCAGCTCGGATTCGGGCTTCAGGCTCTCCAGCAGGCCCTTCACGATGCCCTTCGGGTACGGGACGACGAAGGTGCGGTCCTTGCCCGCCGCCTCCCCCAGAATCTTCACGAGTTCCGTCGTCGTCGGCGGGTCCGGGTCCGCGAGGTGGTACGTCTTCCCCTCGGACTCGTCGATGCCCGAGAGGTAGCCGATGGCGTCGACGATGTAATCGCGGGGGACGACGTTGAACTCGCCCTCGCTGGCACCCTTCGGCGCCGGGATGACGGCGTTGTCGCCCTGGTCGACGAGCCCCTCGACGAAGGCGTACATCCCGTCGTACTTCTGGGTCTCGCCGGTCTCGCTGTCGCCGACGGCGACGCCGGGGCGGTAGATGGTCGTGGGCACCTCGTCCATCCGCTCGCGGACCTGTACCTCGGCCATGTGCTTCGTGGACTCGTAGTAGTTGTAGAATGACTGGCCCTCCTGGAGCATGTCCTCGGTGAAGCGGCCCTCGTAGTCGCCCGCGACGACGACGCTGGAGACGTAGTGGAAGCGGTCGGCGTCGGCCGCGGCGGCGAACTCGGCCATGTGGGCGCTCCCGTCGATGTTGACGGCCTTGCCGGGCGCCCGATCCATCGTCAGGTCGTAGATGGCCGCGAGATGGTACACCACGTCGGTTTCGTCGACAAGCGCGTCGTAGTCGTCGACCGCGAGTTCGGGGTCCGTGATGTCGCCCTCGACGAGTTCGACCCGGGCCTCGGCGTCGGCATCGACGTCGTCGCCGATGTCGCTCACCCGGGTCTCGGCCTCCGGGCGGAACTTCGGCTGCACCAGGCAGGTCACCGTAGCATCCTCGTCGTGTCGTTCCAGCAGTACCTCGACAAGCGCCGAGCCCAGGAACCCCGGGAACCCGGTCAGGAACACGTCCGTCATGGCCCCGACCGGGCGGGCCGCCGACAAAGAGGTTGCCCCGTGTGTACAGGCCCCGCTTATATCGTTCCGCCCGGTGCGCCACGGGAACTCACTCCAGCAGGACCGTGAAACCCCACTCGCCGCCGCTCCCCTCACCGGGTGCCGAGCCGGCAGGGCCGACCTGGTAGCGGGTCCGGAACGTGTGCTCGCCCACCGGGAGGCAGGCGTCCGTCTCCGAGCTCGCGTACAGCGCCAGGTCGGCCGTCGCCGACGCGCCCGGCGCCAGTTCGAACGTGCGGTACTCCTCGGTGGTGACGATACCGTGGCGGAGCCGCCAGCAGTCCGGTTCGGCGTCCCACTCGCTCTCGACCGGGAGCAGGACGAGCCGCCCGGACTCGTCGTGGACGTACCGGAAACGCGCGGCACGCCCCTCACCAATCCGCACGGCGCCGTCGCCGGTGTTGGTGAGCGTCACGCGGAGCGCGGGTGGCGCCTCGGCGGTCGCGACGGGTGCTACGAGCGTCACGTCGGCCGCGAGCGGCGCGGCCGGTCCGTCGATACCGACCAGCGAGACGCCGGGGCCGCCGCTCCCGGCGGGTCGGGTGCCACCGGCTGCCCCGCCGTCACCGTCGGCACCGGCGAGGCCGCCGTCGGTGCCGGTGGGCGTGGGCGTCGGCTCGTCACCCGTGCCCGGGTCGCTGGCTCCGGTCGTACAGCCCGCGAGGAGTGCGAGCCCCGCGAGCCCACCGGCACGGAGGAGGGTTCGGCGGGTCGGACGGTCGGATGGCTCGATGTGCATACCCACCAGACGCGCGTTCACGGCATGAACTAGTCGATGCCTCAAACGCCCGTTTGCGGTACCGTGTGGCCTGCTGTCTCGTGTCCGAGTGTTCACGGTCGCCGCCGGCCGGGGGTTGATGACGCCGCCGGCCGCAGTGACGGGTATGTCCGACGCGCCCACGCCGCCCGACGACGAGCGCAACGTCCTGGGCGACCCGCTCGAACCGTGCAGTACGGACCCGATGACCGGCGCGTTGCGCGACGGCGAGTGCCACGCGCTCCTGCGCGACCCGGGCCGCCACGAGGTCTGTGCGGTGATGACCGAGGCGTTCCTCGAGTACAGCCGCGCCCAGGGCAACGACCTGGTGACCCCCCGCCCGGACCTGAACTTCCCCGGGCTGGAACCGGGCGACCGCTGGTGTGTCTGTGTGCCCCGGTGGCTGGAGGCCGCCGAGGCGGGTCAGGCTCCGCCGGTCGTCCTCGAAGCGACGAACGAGTCCGTGCTCGACATGATTCCACCGTCCCGGCTCGAGGCACACGCGCACGACGCGGACGCGCCAATCGACCTCGACTGAACGGGGACGGGGTACCGACCCCGATCACCGACCGCATCGTGGTCGGGGCCGATTCTCCCGCGCGCTTCCCCCGTAACTCTCCTTCGCCGCCACTGCCTGGCTCCGGATGCAATTCCTGCCCCGACCTGACGCTCGTCCAGTTCTGTCCCGTAACGGGCTCCAGATTCGGACGTTCGAGAATGCCCGAATCATTATATCCGTTCCAAGATTCCGTGCTCCGGAGATTCACGAGATGTTTTTTCCGCATATATAAACGATAACGCGTAAATACGTCTGTTCGGTCTGTTCTTAGCGTGAATAACTGATGTTCGAAAAGCTATTCTGCCGAAGGATAGACGAGCGTCGCATCGTCGTTCGTCCGGAGGTGTCCGGATGAGCGAGTGGGTGTCGACCACCTGTATGCGGTGTGCGGTCGGCTGTGGCCACCGACAGCGCGCCGTCGACGACGGCTACGGCATCGACACCGTCAGCGGCGATCCGATGCACCCGGTCAGCGAGGGGCTGGCCTGCCGGCGGGGGACTCGCGAGTCGGCCGACCCCGACGGGTCGTGGCTCACGCGACCGCTGGTCCGGCGCGACGGCGAACTGCTCCCGACAACGTGGGAGAACGCCCTCGACGAGGCCGCCGGGGCGATGCGGCGGGCGATGGCGAAGTCACCCGACGCGGTCGCGGTCCTGGGAAGCGGCCAGCAGACCAACGAAGCCGCCTACGCGCTCGGGAAGCTCGCCCGCGGTGGCATCGGGACCCGGTACTACGACGCGAACACCACACTCTGCATGGCGAGCGCCGTCACTGCCTACTACGACGCGTTCGGCAGCGACGCGCCGCCCTGCACGTACGACGACATCCCCGGTGCCGAGGCCCACGTCGTCTGGGGGGCTAACCCGGCCGTCGCACACCCGGTGCTGTTCAGGTGGATCCGCGAGTCAGCCGAGGGCGGCGAACTCCTCGTCGTCGACCCCGTCGCGACCGAGACCGCGGACCTCGCTGACCGCCACGTCGCCCTCGACCCGGGCGGCGACCTGGCGCTGGCACGGGCCGTCCTGGCGCGGGTCGTCGAGCGCGGTGACGTCGACGAGTCGTTCGTCGCGGACGCCACGACCGGGTTCGACGAACTGCGGGCGAAGCTCCCCGACGCCGACGCGGCCGCCGCCGAGGCGGGCGTCCCGATAGCCGACGTGGACGCGCTCGCGGACGCCTTCGGCCGCCAGACGCTGGTCTACTGGGGGATGGGCGTCAACCAGTCCGTCGACGGGACCGCCACCTCGGGGGCGCTCATCGACATCTGTCTCGCCACCGGCAACCTCGGCCCGGACACGGGCCCGTTCTCCCTGACCGGCCAGGCGAACTCGATGGGCACCCGCGTCTGCTCCTCGAAGGGCTCCTGGCCCGGCCACCGGGACTTCCAGGACCCGCACGAACGCGCGGCCGTCGCCGACTACTGGGACGTGGACCCGGGGCGCCTGCCCGACGACACCGGTCCCGGCCCGGTCGACACCATCGCGGCCGTCGAGGACGAGGTCGACGTCGTCTGGACGGTCGCCACCAACCCCGTCGCTGGCGTGCCCGACGCCGGCAACGTCGCCGACCGCCTCGACGAGTCCTTCCTCGTCGTCCAGGACGCGTTCCACTCCGAGACCGTCGAGTACGCCGACGTGGTGCTCCCTGCCGCCACGTGGGGCGAGTCCGCGGGGACCGTGATGAACATGGAACGGACGGTCTCCCGGGTCCGTGCGGCGACGGACACGCCGTCCGGCGTCAGGCAGGACATCGATATCGTCGCCGAGGTCGGGCAGCGGCTCTGTCCGGGCCTGCTGGGCGAGCCGCCGCTCGACCCCGAGGCCGTCTTCCGCGAGTTCTGCGACCTCACGGACGGAACGGACGCCGACTGCTCCGGGCTCTCCTACACCCGGCTGGAGGCCGAGACGGCTGTCCGGTGGCCGGCGCCCGAGCCGCGGGCGAGCGGCGGCTACCGGTACCACTCGGCAGCCGAGGGCGAGGACGACGACGCCACCGCCGACTGGTCGTTCCCGACACCCTCCGGGCGGGCGCGGTTCTCGACTGCGGTCGAGACCCACGACGCCGAACCGACCGACGAGGCGTACCCGCTCGTCCTGACGACGGGGCGTGAGGCTGACGGCTACAACACCGGCGTCAGGAGCCGCGACGGCACCGGACCGGGCGAGCCGACGGCGCCCGTCGCGCGGGTCGCGCCGACTACGATGTCCAGCGTCGCGCCCGACGGCGAGCGCGAGGTCACGCTCGCCTCGCGCCGGGGCACCGTGGACGTGACGCTCCACCCCGACGAGGCGGTCCCCGAGGGCCTGGTCTGGCTCTCTATCCACCATCCCGCGACGAACCGGCTGACGACGCCGGACCGTGACCCGCGTTCCGCGGAGCCGAACCTCAAGCAGTGCGCGGTGCGGGTCGAGGTCCGTCCCGACGAGTGCGAGGCCGACCTCGCCCAGCCGGACGACGACGCGCTGCCCGAGGACCGCGAGGCGCTCACGGAGGTGGCGGAATGACGCACAAGGTCGAGCAGCTCTGTCTGGCGACGCTCGGGTTCTTCTGGGCGTTCCTGATGTGGTTCTCGACGGCGGCGTTCTCGCCGAGCATCGGGGCCGCGTTCGACCTCACGACGGCCGAGCTCGCGCTGCTCGCGTCGTCGGCCATCTTCCTCGCGCCGCCGGGGCGCGTGCTGGCTGGCTGGGCGGCCGACCGCGTTGGCGCCCACAACGCCTTCGCGGTCATCCTCTCGGTCACGGGCCTGGTGAGCATCGCCTCCGCGTTCGTCGAGAGCTACGACGTGCTGTTCGTCATGCGGCTCGTCGTCGCGGCAGCGGGCATCAGCTTCGTCGTCGGCATCCAGCACGTCGCACAGTGGTTCGACGAGCACGAGATGGGCACCGCCGAGGGTCTCTACGCCGGGACCGGTAACGTCGGCGCCGGCGTCGGCGCGCTGGTGCTGCCCCGGCTGTACGGCGTCAACTTCGGCGACGCCTTCCTCCACCTGGGTATCGGCGCGGTCCTCATCGCGGTGCTGTACAAGTGGCGTGGTGAGCCCGCTCGCGACGCGAAGACGGCCCAGACCGCAGCCGACAACACCTCGCTGAAGGACACGCTGTACGTCTGGAGCCGGTACGCCGCCATCGCGCTGATGCTGGCGTACCTGATGTCGTTCGGGCTGGAGATCGCGATGAACTCCTGGCTCCCGAGCTACTACGCGCAGGGCTTCGAGACGGCTATCGCCGACCTCGGCTTCGAGAGCGTCGCCGCGGTCCAGACCGCTGCGGGGACGTTCGCGGCCGTCCAGTCGTTCAACGCCTCGCTCTGGCGGCCGTTCTCGGGGTACATGTCCGACCTCTGGCAGCGCAAGGGGTGGACTCCCTACCCCGTCCTGACAGACAGCCTCGACTACGCACCCCGGGTCCACTGGCTGCTGACCGCGCTGCTGTGCATCACGGCCATGATGGTGCTGCTGACCGTCGCGGGACTACTGGGGCTACTCCCGCTGTCGGTGATCGTACTCGCGGTGTTCGGCATCACCGTCAGCTTCGGGACCGGCGGCGTGTTCGCCATCGTCCCGCTCATCTTCCCGGACCGCCCGGGGACGGCGGCGGGGTTCATCGGCGGCATCTCCACGACCGGCGGCATCGTCATCCCGCTGGTCTACGGCTACGTCCCGAACATCCACACCGGCTACGCCGTGGTCGCGCTGGGCCTGTTCCTGCCCATCATCGGCTTCTTCGTCTGGGCGATGCGCCACGACGGGGGCCTGTCCAGTCACGGCATCGGGTCGCGGGAGCGCTGGCTCGGCGATGGTGGGGGCGCCGTCCCCGGAGGTGACGACTGATGGCGGGCCCGACACCCACCGGCGCCGGCGCCGGCGACGGAACGGCCGGTGACGGCGACGCCCCGGACCCGCACGCCGGCGG of the Haloglomus salinum genome contains:
- a CDS encoding diacylglycerol/lipid kinase family protein → MQVGSRTLIMNPVSGTGDHAEIVRQKARGKGFAVWETEGEGDGVTLGREAGEEGVSEIAVCGGDGTINEVLRGLEQADHLGEVTLNVIPAGTANLLANAVGIRSIEHGLQLTDKGEVRSVDVGLADGKPFVVSCIAGFPADASTSASGELKQRLGTLAFVVSGLQQAVEFEGVDLRLDLHGGGKSDSWEGSAVTVLVGNARRFVEQGGQADMEDGLFDVAVIEDVPAGNLAVEAVIHRLLGEGTDSVHHFQAAQVTVTSDEAITFSRDGEIAEHDHVTMYARPQALDLRVGPDYVPKPR
- a CDS encoding SDR family oxidoreductase, whose amino-acid sequence is MTDVFLTGFPGFLGSALVEVLLERHDEDATVTCLVQPKFRPEAETRVSDIGDDVDADAEARVELVEGDITDPELAVDDYDALVDETDVVYHLAAIYDLTMDRAPGKAVNIDGSAHMAEFAAAADADRFHYVSSVVVAGDYEGRFTEDMLQEGQSFYNYYESTKHMAEVQVRERMDEVPTTIYRPGVAVGDSETGETQKYDGMYAFVEGLVDQGDNAVIPAPKGASEGEFNVVPRDYIVDAIGYLSGIDESEGKTYHLADPDPPTTTELVKILGEAAGKDRTFVVPYPKGIVKGLLESLKPESELLKSGGLEYQTWPASFDCSNAVADLEGSGIECPDFEDYAETLVEFYRENPDIGTEGMN
- a CDS encoding DUF4232 domain-containing protein — its product is MHIEPSDRPTRRTLLRAGGLAGLALLAGCTTGASDPGTGDEPTPTPTGTDGGLAGADGDGGAAGGTRPAGSGGPGVSLVGIDGPAAPLAADVTLVAPVATAEAPPALRVTLTNTGDGAVRIGEGRAARFRYVHDESGRLVLLPVESEWDAEPDCWRLRHGIVTTEEYRTFELAPGASATADLALYASSETDACLPVGEHTFRTRYQVGPAGSAPGEGSGGEWGFTVLLE
- a CDS encoding DUF2237 family protein translates to MSDAPTPPDDERNVLGDPLEPCSTDPMTGALRDGECHALLRDPGRHEVCAVMTEAFLEYSRAQGNDLVTPRPDLNFPGLEPGDRWCVCVPRWLEAAEAGQAPPVVLEATNESVLDMIPPSRLEAHAHDADAPIDLD
- the nasA gene encoding assimilatory nitrate reductase NasA; translated protein: MRCAVGCGHRQRAVDDGYGIDTVSGDPMHPVSEGLACRRGTRESADPDGSWLTRPLVRRDGELLPTTWENALDEAAGAMRRAMAKSPDAVAVLGSGQQTNEAAYALGKLARGGIGTRYYDANTTLCMASAVTAYYDAFGSDAPPCTYDDIPGAEAHVVWGANPAVAHPVLFRWIRESAEGGELLVVDPVATETADLADRHVALDPGGDLALARAVLARVVERGDVDESFVADATTGFDELRAKLPDADAAAAEAGVPIADVDALADAFGRQTLVYWGMGVNQSVDGTATSGALIDICLATGNLGPDTGPFSLTGQANSMGTRVCSSKGSWPGHRDFQDPHERAAVADYWDVDPGRLPDDTGPGPVDTIAAVEDEVDVVWTVATNPVAGVPDAGNVADRLDESFLVVQDAFHSETVEYADVVLPAATWGESAGTVMNMERTVSRVRAATDTPSGVRQDIDIVAEVGQRLCPGLLGEPPLDPEAVFREFCDLTDGTDADCSGLSYTRLEAETAVRWPAPEPRASGGYRYHSAAEGEDDDATADWSFPTPSGRARFSTAVETHDAEPTDEAYPLVLTTGREADGYNTGVRSRDGTGPGEPTAPVARVAPTTMSSVAPDGEREVTLASRRGTVDVTLHPDEAVPEGLVWLSIHHPATNRLTTPDRDPRSAEPNLKQCAVRVEVRPDECEADLAQPDDDALPEDREALTEVAE
- a CDS encoding MFS transporter, which codes for MTHKVEQLCLATLGFFWAFLMWFSTAAFSPSIGAAFDLTTAELALLASSAIFLAPPGRVLAGWAADRVGAHNAFAVILSVTGLVSIASAFVESYDVLFVMRLVVAAAGISFVVGIQHVAQWFDEHEMGTAEGLYAGTGNVGAGVGALVLPRLYGVNFGDAFLHLGIGAVLIAVLYKWRGEPARDAKTAQTAADNTSLKDTLYVWSRYAAIALMLAYLMSFGLEIAMNSWLPSYYAQGFETAIADLGFESVAAVQTAAGTFAAVQSFNASLWRPFSGYMSDLWQRKGWTPYPVLTDSLDYAPRVHWLLTALLCITAMMVLLTVAGLLGLLPLSVIVLAVFGITVSFGTGGVFAIVPLIFPDRPGTAAGFIGGISTTGGIVIPLVYGYVPNIHTGYAVVALGLFLPIIGFFVWAMRHDGGLSSHGIGSRERWLGDGGGAVPGGDD